From Streptomyces sp. NBC_00775, one genomic window encodes:
- a CDS encoding TetR/AcrR family transcriptional regulator, with the protein MAGRKQFDVNEALRRAMHVFWRWGYSEASIDRLTEGTGLGRSSLYGTFGDKSTLFRKSLQRYAQTYHPLYDQALSGPHPSPSAVVAAYLQVTLNRIADPTVPDGCLLTVSATQFPALDAEGRAMVRAMIDGLRAMLEQALLAAGAGDQEAAELALCTLATNKSLAVLSRAGFSSEDLATVAAAAARIPERPHPLP; encoded by the coding sequence ATGGCGGGCCGCAAGCAATTCGACGTAAACGAGGCGCTACGACGCGCGATGCACGTCTTCTGGCGCTGGGGCTATTCGGAGGCCTCGATCGACCGCCTGACCGAGGGCACAGGCCTGGGCCGCAGCTCGCTCTACGGCACCTTCGGCGACAAGAGCACCCTCTTCCGGAAAAGCCTCCAACGGTACGCGCAGACCTACCACCCGCTGTACGACCAGGCACTGTCCGGCCCCCACCCGAGCCCGAGCGCCGTTGTGGCCGCCTACCTGCAGGTCACCCTGAACCGCATCGCCGACCCGACGGTCCCGGATGGCTGCCTGCTCACGGTGTCGGCAACGCAGTTCCCGGCCCTCGACGCGGAGGGCCGGGCGATGGTCCGCGCCATGATCGACGGTTTGCGGGCGATGCTGGAGCAGGCGTTGCTGGCGGCGGGGGCCGGTGATCAGGAGGCGGCAGAGCTGGCGTTGTGCACGCTGGCAACGAACAAATCCCTTGCGGTGCTGAGCCGCGCCGGCTTCTCGAGCGAAGACCTGGCAACCGTCGCCGCAGCCGCCGCCCGTATCCCCGAGAGACCACATCCACTGCCTTGA
- the ligD gene encoding non-homologous end-joining DNA ligase — MGDAVELEAAGRTVRLSSPDKIFFPERGFTKLDLARYYLAVGDGILRALRNRPTTLERYPDGVAGESFFQKRAPKNMPDWIPTAHITFPSGRSADEMCPTEPAAVLWAAQFGTLTFHPWPVRRDDVDRPDELRIDLDPQPGTDYADAVRAAHELREVLHEYGDLRGWPKTSGGRGLHVFVPIQPRWTFTQVRRAAIAVGRELERRMPDQVTTAWWKEERGEKIFVDYNQTARDRTIASAYSVRPRPHAPVSAPLRWDEVDDAQPRDFDLATMPGRFAELGDVHADMDDHAFSLEALLELASRDEHDHGLGDLPYPPEYPKMPGEPKRVQPSRAKHEDG, encoded by the coding sequence ATGGGCGATGCGGTGGAACTCGAGGCAGCCGGAAGGACCGTACGTCTGTCCAGCCCGGACAAGATCTTCTTCCCGGAGCGCGGTTTCACGAAGCTGGACCTCGCCCGGTACTACCTCGCCGTCGGCGACGGCATCCTGCGCGCCCTCCGCAACCGCCCCACCACCCTGGAGCGGTACCCGGACGGTGTGGCCGGCGAGTCCTTCTTCCAGAAGAGGGCGCCGAAGAACATGCCCGACTGGATCCCGACCGCCCACATCACCTTCCCCAGCGGCCGCAGCGCCGACGAGATGTGCCCCACCGAGCCCGCCGCCGTCCTGTGGGCCGCCCAGTTCGGCACGCTCACCTTCCACCCCTGGCCGGTCCGCCGCGACGACGTCGACCGCCCCGACGAACTCCGGATCGACCTCGACCCGCAGCCCGGCACCGACTACGCCGACGCGGTGCGCGCCGCCCACGAACTGCGCGAGGTCCTGCACGAGTACGGCGATCTGCGCGGCTGGCCCAAGACCTCCGGCGGGCGAGGCCTGCACGTCTTCGTACCGATCCAGCCGCGCTGGACCTTCACCCAGGTGCGCCGGGCCGCCATTGCCGTCGGGCGCGAACTGGAGCGCCGTATGCCCGACCAGGTGACCACCGCCTGGTGGAAGGAGGAAAGGGGCGAAAAGATCTTCGTGGACTACAATCAGACCGCGAGAGACCGCACCATCGCCTCCGCCTACTCGGTACGCCCCCGCCCGCACGCCCCCGTCTCCGCGCCCCTGCGCTGGGACGAGGTGGACGACGCCCAGCCCCGCGACTTCGACCTGGCGACCATGCCGGGCCGCTTCGCCGAACTGGGTGACGTGCACGCCGACATGGACGACCACGCCTTCTCCCTGGAGGCCCTGCTGGAACTCGCCAGCCGCGACGAGCACGACCACGGCCTGGGCGACCTGCCATACCCACCCGAGTACCCGAAGATGCCGGGCGAGCCGAAGCGCGTACAGCCGAGCCGCGCCAAACACGAGGACGGCTAG
- a CDS encoding alpha/beta fold hydrolase produces MTSCTDRSMMSMADGTTSLSSLRLPDGFTDVFTGRLVELNGLRLHAVTGGDGPPLLLVGGWPQTWYAWREVMPALAREHTVVAVDSRGAGLSDKPDDGYDAGTLAADLVALMAALGHDRFDVVGHDIGMWTGYALAADHPERVGRLAVVDAIIPGLTPTPSVLSPAAVNQRLWHFGFNRLTDLNEELVRGRERLFFGYQFAKKAATPDAIPAYAVDVYVDAIVADPRGLRASFAYYRALDETIAQNEQRKKTRLTLPVLAIGGARYSGPLAAETMRLAADDVTGVVLDDCGHYVAEEQPARFTEILEDFLGGKPIVGVPHG; encoded by the coding sequence ATGACAAGTTGCACCGATCGTTCCATGATGAGTATGGCCGACGGCACGACAAGCTTGAGTTCGCTGCGGCTGCCCGACGGGTTCACCGACGTCTTCACTGGCCGGCTCGTGGAGCTGAACGGGCTGCGGCTGCACGCGGTCACCGGCGGGGACGGCCCACCGCTGCTGCTGGTCGGCGGGTGGCCACAGACCTGGTACGCCTGGCGGGAAGTGATGCCCGCGCTCGCCCGCGAGCACACCGTCGTCGCCGTCGACTCGCGCGGGGCCGGGCTCTCCGACAAGCCCGACGACGGTTACGACGCCGGCACGCTGGCCGCCGATCTGGTCGCTCTGATGGCCGCGCTCGGGCACGACCGGTTCGACGTGGTCGGCCACGACATCGGCATGTGGACCGGATATGCCCTCGCTGCCGATCACCCCGAGCGGGTGGGCCGGCTCGCCGTCGTCGACGCCATCATCCCCGGTCTCACGCCGACCCCGTCGGTCTTGAGCCCGGCCGCGGTCAACCAGCGGCTCTGGCACTTCGGCTTCAACCGGCTCACCGACCTCAACGAGGAGCTGGTGCGGGGGCGGGAGCGGCTCTTCTTCGGCTACCAGTTCGCCAAGAAAGCAGCCACCCCGGACGCGATCCCCGCGTACGCCGTCGACGTCTACGTCGATGCGATCGTCGCGGATCCTCGCGGGCTACGGGCGAGCTTCGCGTACTACCGGGCGCTGGACGAGACGATCGCGCAGAACGAGCAGCGCAAGAAGACCCGGCTGACGCTGCCGGTGCTTGCCATCGGCGGCGCGCGGTACAGCGGCCCGTTGGCCGCCGAGACGATGCGGCTGGCGGCCGACGATGTCACCGGGGTGGTCCTCGACGATTGCGGCCATTACGTGGCCGAGGAGCAGCCGGCGCGGTTTACCGAGATCCTGGAGGACTTCCTCGGTGGCAAACCGATAGTAGGCGTGCCGCACGGCTGA
- a CDS encoding ATP-dependent DNA ligase: MDLPVMPPVKPMLAKSVAKIPPDMHYEAKWDGFRAIVFRDGSEVEIGSRTGKTLTRYFPELVEALRERLPERCVMDGEIVIAREGRLDFDALTERIHPADSRVRMLAEKTPASFVAFDLLALADESLLDVPLGDRRALLVTALSGVTAPVHVAPATTDREVAQLWFEQYEGAGLDGVIAKPLALPYLQDERAMFKIKHERTADVVVAGYRFHKSGPIVGSLLLGLYDDGGTLQHVGVSAAFPMKRRAELVEELEPLRLEDPGQHPWAAWADEAAHETARLPGAPSRWSAKKDLSWVPVRPERVAEVAYDHMENGVRFRHTARFRRWRPDRTAESCTYSQLEEPVGYDLAEIFSVK; encoded by the coding sequence ATGGATCTGCCGGTGATGCCGCCCGTGAAGCCGATGCTCGCCAAGTCCGTGGCGAAGATCCCGCCGGACATGCACTACGAGGCGAAGTGGGACGGTTTCCGCGCGATCGTGTTCCGCGACGGCTCCGAGGTCGAGATCGGCAGCCGCACCGGCAAGACGCTCACCAGGTACTTTCCCGAGCTGGTCGAGGCGCTGCGGGAGCGGCTGCCGGAGCGTTGCGTGATGGACGGCGAGATCGTGATCGCCCGGGAGGGACGGCTCGACTTCGACGCGCTCACGGAGCGGATCCATCCGGCGGACTCGCGGGTGCGGATGCTGGCCGAGAAGACCCCCGCCTCCTTCGTCGCCTTCGATCTGCTGGCGCTCGCCGACGAGTCACTGCTCGACGTCCCGCTGGGTGACCGGCGCGCGCTGCTGGTGACGGCGCTGTCCGGAGTGACGGCACCGGTCCATGTGGCGCCCGCGACCACGGACCGCGAGGTCGCCCAGCTGTGGTTCGAGCAGTACGAGGGCGCGGGCCTCGACGGGGTGATCGCCAAGCCGCTCGCGCTGCCCTATCTGCAGGACGAGCGCGCCATGTTCAAGATCAAGCACGAGCGGACGGCTGACGTCGTCGTCGCCGGTTACCGCTTCCACAAGAGCGGGCCGATCGTCGGTTCCCTGCTGCTCGGCCTGTACGACGACGGGGGCACCCTGCAACACGTGGGCGTGAGCGCCGCGTTCCCGATGAAGCGGCGTGCGGAGCTGGTGGAGGAGCTGGAGCCGCTGCGGTTGGAGGATCCCGGGCAGCACCCCTGGGCGGCCTGGGCGGACGAGGCGGCGCACGAGACGGCGCGGTTGCCGGGGGCGCCCAGCCGGTGGTCGGCGAAGAAGGATCTGTCCTGGGTGCCGGTGCGGCCCGAGCGGGTGGCCGAGGTGGCGTACGACCACATGGAGAACGGTGTGCGGTTCCGCCACACGGCCCGCTTCCGCCGCTGGCGCCCCGATCGCACCGCCGAGAGCTGCACGTACAGCCAGTTGGAGGAGCCGGTGGGGTACGACCTCGCGGAGATCTTCTCTGTCAAGTGA
- a CDS encoding IclR family transcriptional regulator, which produces MTAESEQAGMRTVQRAIDILGLFDESRPAMSIREIVTASGLPKTTVLRLLGTLRMNGLLWVDEHGRYIAGPALLRWSRLAEQAWRLPPAAGVILRDLAAEHKETVHLYVRRDIHRVCIAQEEGPQTLRQVVRVGDELPLWAGGVAKALLVDAPDALLRKVAEASPHGIAHLDTLHSWIAEAREHGYAVSHGEREEGLSAVAVPVRGRGGAVVAALSFGGPSTRFTAERVGRFAEGLTVAAGELAKAGLPFEG; this is translated from the coding sequence ATGACAGCCGAGTCCGAACAGGCGGGCATGCGGACCGTCCAGCGGGCGATCGACATCCTCGGGCTCTTCGACGAGAGCCGCCCCGCGATGTCCATCCGCGAGATCGTCACCGCCTCCGGGCTGCCCAAGACCACGGTCCTGCGGCTCCTGGGGACCCTGCGGATGAACGGCCTGCTGTGGGTCGACGAACACGGCCGCTACATCGCGGGTCCCGCCCTGCTGCGCTGGTCCCGCCTCGCCGAACAGGCCTGGCGGCTGCCGCCCGCGGCCGGCGTGATCCTGCGCGATCTCGCCGCCGAGCACAAGGAGACGGTGCACCTGTACGTACGCCGTGACATCCACCGTGTCTGCATCGCCCAGGAGGAAGGGCCGCAGACGCTCCGTCAGGTGGTCCGCGTCGGAGACGAACTCCCCCTGTGGGCGGGCGGCGTGGCCAAGGCCCTGCTGGTGGACGCGCCGGACGCGCTGCTGCGGAAGGTCGCGGAGGCCTCACCGCACGGGATCGCCCATCTGGACACCCTGCACTCCTGGATCGCGGAGGCGCGCGAGCACGGGTACGCCGTGAGCCACGGGGAGCGCGAGGAGGGGCTGTCGGCCGTGGCCGTTCCGGTCCGGGGGAGGGGCGGGGCCGTGGTGGCCGCGCTGTCGTTCGGCGGGCCGAGCACCCGGTTCACGGCGGAGCGGGTGGGGCGGTTCGCGGAGGGACTGACGGTGGCCGCGGGGGAGTTGGCGAAGGCGGGGCTGCCGTTCGAGGGGTGA
- a CDS encoding DUF3048 domain-containing protein yields the protein MRQLARMRRGAMTAALLAATLTGSLMTGCTSGGGAGGGAIDDGRGQTQGPTDGNHPTASGGSVLAVKIDNVRAARPQTGLDAADVVYAEQVEGGLSRLMAVYASKFPKVIGPVRSARESDLELLRQFDEPTLAFSGAQHKLLPLIDKAPLHARPPGKVSGAFYRGTDKPAPHNLYLRPRQLMGSAPGSAALTTGFHFGAAPAGGSPATSSTVRFPAARFTFTWSDSRQRWLVDMDGTPTVTTEGTKVAPATVVVQYVKVHESQFHDFLGNNTPYTETVGSGTAKVLRDGRVFHANWSRPGATDGTEFTTTDGAPMNFAQGQVWVVFAKA from the coding sequence ATGCGACAGTTGGCGCGAATGCGGCGCGGCGCGATGACGGCGGCGCTGCTGGCCGCCACTTTGACGGGCTCCTTGATGACGGGCTGCACATCCGGCGGCGGCGCGGGCGGCGGCGCGATCGATGACGGGCGCGGCCAGACCCAAGGGCCGACCGACGGCAACCACCCCACGGCGAGCGGCGGTTCGGTGCTCGCCGTGAAGATCGACAATGTGCGCGCGGCCCGGCCGCAGACGGGCCTGGACGCGGCCGACGTCGTGTACGCGGAGCAGGTCGAGGGCGGTCTGAGCCGGCTGATGGCGGTCTACGCGAGCAAGTTCCCGAAGGTCATCGGCCCGGTGCGCAGTGCCCGCGAGTCGGACCTGGAGCTGCTGCGCCAGTTCGACGAGCCGACGCTCGCCTTCTCGGGGGCGCAGCACAAGCTGCTGCCGCTGATCGACAAGGCCCCACTGCATGCGCGGCCGCCGGGAAAGGTGTCCGGCGCCTTCTACCGGGGCACGGACAAGCCCGCGCCACACAATCTGTATCTCCGCCCCCGGCAGCTGATGGGTTCCGCACCGGGCAGCGCCGCTCTCACCACCGGGTTCCACTTCGGCGCGGCACCCGCGGGCGGCAGCCCGGCGACCTCAAGCACCGTGCGCTTCCCGGCGGCCCGCTTCACCTTCACCTGGTCGGACAGCCGGCAGCGCTGGCTGGTGGACATGGACGGCACGCCGACCGTGACGACCGAGGGCACGAAGGTGGCTCCGGCGACGGTCGTCGTGCAGTACGTGAAGGTGCACGAGTCCCAGTTCCACGACTTCCTGGGCAACAACACGCCGTACACAGAGACGGTGGGCTCGGGGACGGCGAAGGTACTGCGCGACGGCCGTGTCTTCCATGCGAACTGGTCGCGTCCCGGGGCGACGGACGGCACGGAGTTCACGACGACGGACGGTGCGCCGATGAACTTCGCGCAGGGCCAGGTGTGGGTGGTGTTCGCGAAGGCCTGA